CCCCTAGACGGACCCTACCCCCCTAGACGGACCCTACTCCCCTAGACGGACCCTACCCCGCTAGACGGACCCTACTCCCCTAGACGGAACCTACTCCCCTAGACGGAACCTACTCCCCTAGACGGACGCTACCCCCCTATACGGAACCTACTCCCCTTGCCACTCCTGAAATCTGAAATGGTTGAATAGGTGGaggccttctctccctccctcccactttcAGTCTTCCCTTTCTATCTCACCCTTCCTGTCTTTCTCAGTCTGGGATCTATAAACGACGCTGCAAAAACAAAACATGTCGTTGCTTGTTGTTGTCTCTCAGTCGTGTAACGTCATCCGTTTGGAATGTAATCTGAGCAGTAATAGAGGTTAACAGATAGGCTGTACTGAGAGTCAGGTGGGCTGGGATCAGACCAAGACACTGTggatggacatctctctctcctgacggatcagtacatacacacacagggtgaAGGCATCTGCAGTGACAACATCTTCTGGTCTCAGCctcctacgcacacacacacacacacacacacacacacacaatctcagcCCCTCACCACCCACAGTTTGGCAGGAAGTCTGCATGACTCAACATTTATGACTAGTAGCCAATCGCAGGCCAGGAGGGGCACTGGCCAGCGGGAACTCAGAATCCGACAGGCATCCGTCACCTGCATCTGCGTAAGCAGGACGTCACACGTCCACTGGCAGCTTTCTGATTCGACGTCTCGCTCACAGGCAGTCTGCTGATTTGACTGCTGGTTTGAGTGATGCGCCTGGACGAAGCAACTTTTAACGAAGACAAGAGTTGGCTGAAGGACAACTGCTAGTCTGAATTTCTAGTCTGAAAACCACTGCTAGCTCCTACCACTTTGTTAGACTTGAGGATTTGTGTTACCTACCCCAAGCTGATTCATTGGTTTTATCTTAGTGGGCGAACAAGTCTTGTGATATGCAGAAGGGATAAGGTGAATGGTTGTCAACTCAGTTGTTCAGTTCAATGTGGTTCCCTGAGTGTGCCAGGTGCAAATCTGACATCGCACACTATTACCTATATAGGGCACTAtttcaaatggcagcctattccgaACATAGGGCTATGgacaaaagtagcgcactataggCTCCCGAGTGTCGCAGCGGTCTAAgtgctggaggcgtcactacagaccctggttcgattccaggctgtatcacaaccggccgtgattgggagtcccatagggtggcgcacaattggcccagcgctgtccgtgttagggtttggccgggttaggccgtcactgtaaataagaatctgttcttaactgacttggctagttaaataaagcttaaatacaaataaataaatttgcCGTGTTCAAAAAGTAATGTACTAACTATGGACtgaggtgccattttggatgaaaCCCATGTGACTGGCCATCACCACATTGGCGTATTCCAACTCTTACCTCACTTCCTCTTCTTTGAGCCTGCGTGCTGCCTGCTTTGACTGTTTAATCTGCAAGTCCAGTCTGTGCAGGAAGTCTTGAGCCGACAGCTCTTCCGGCTGGGGCCGtttataactactactgtccttATCCCCAGGGGCCAGAGGTGGCGAGGGGTCCTCCTCAGTGTCCCTGTCCTGCCCCACACAAAGGGGGTTgaagtcctggtcctggggatctCCGTCGGGGGACTCTAGAGACAGGCCGTTGAAGGGAGAGGTCTTCTCTGAGACCACAGGGATGTTGAGGGTGTTACGCAGGAAGATACAGTCGTTACTGAACATCTTGTTAGTCCTCTTGATCTGCTCCATCTGGAATCATATGTGTGACATAACAGTAATAACACATTAATAACATGGTGTAACAAAacaataacagtactaataacaggTTAACAAAAAAATAACAGTACCAATAACATGGTGTAACAAAacaataacagtactaataacaggTTAACAAAACAATAACAGTACCAATAACAGGTTAACAAAacaataacagtactaataacaggttaacaaaacaataacagtactaataacaggTTAACAAAACAATAACAGTACCAATAACAGGTTAACAAAacaataacagtactaataacaggttaacaaaacaataacagtactaataacaggttaacaaaacaataacagtactaataacaggTTAACAAAACAATAACAGTACCAATAACAGGTTAACAAAacaataacagtactaataacaggttaacaaaacaataacagtactaataacaggTTAACAAAACAATAACAGTACCAATAACAGGTTAACAAAACAATAACAGTACCAATAACATGGTGTAACAAAacaataacagtactaataacaggttaacaaaacaataacagtactaataacaggTTAACAAAACAATAACAGTACCAATAACTGTACTAATAgttaacaaaacaataaaatgtACTAATAACAGGTAACAAAACAATAAGTAacaataacagtactaataacaggttaacaaaacaataacagtactaataacaggttaacaaaacaataacagtactaataacaggttaacaaaacaataacagtactaataacaggttaacaaaacaataacagtactaataacaggttaacaaaacaataacagtactaataacaggTTAACAAAACAATTACAGTACTAATAACAGGTTAACAAAACAATAACATCAGTACTAAGAACTGCAGTCACAAAGCAGCCGTAACATAAATAGCAATACTAACAAGATTGTAATAACACaagacagtaacaacagtatcaataCTGAT
The window above is part of the Oncorhynchus nerka isolate Pitt River unplaced genomic scaffold, Oner_Uvic_2.0 unplaced_scaffold_1554, whole genome shotgun sequence genome. Proteins encoded here:
- the lysmd2 gene encoding lysM and putative peptidoglycan-binding domain-containing protein 2, encoding MAEYSPVLPMRDGGARFGIGQPIFPRSRSGSESDSELSQSLARTKIRSYGSTASVAASLGEKYIEHRVTDSDTLQGIALKYEVTMEQIKRTNKMFSNDCIFLRNTLNIPVVSEKTSPFNGLSLESPDGDPQDQDFNPLCVGQDRDTEEDPSPPLAPGDKDSSSYKRPQPEELSAQDFLHRLDLQIKQSKQAARRLKEEEVRDSEEEYTLPVSSYQEI